A stretch of DNA from Roseovarius faecimaris:
GGACAAGGAGCTGAAGGCGTCGCTGGGCGAAGAGTTTTCAGCCGCCTACCTGAAGATGAAGCATCAGGAATGGACCAGCTTCGTGACGCATTTCAGCCAGTGGGAGAAGGACCACACGCTGGATATCTGAGGCGGAGATCAAGAGATGTAGGGCGCGGTCGGGATGCCGCGCCCTTTTTGATGTCGGCTCTTTTGGGCCTGCTGCCATTCGGTTTTCCGGGCACTGAGCCGCGTATTGCCGACGCGCGCGGGGGCGATCCAACCGATATTCAGGGCACTTTATCCCTGCCACATCCGACCGAATTGCGAGTGATGCGCCAAGCTGAACCCAATCGCCGCCGCGTGGGGGCGCGTCGGCGATGCGCGGCGGGCTTCGCCCTTGAGCCCGCGCAATGCACACAGATCACATGTCCGCCAAGGGCCCGAAGCCGACAGTCACGATTTACGGATGTCGCCCGCGCTTCACCGGCAGTGTTTGGCGGTTTCCCGGGTGTTCAGCCCGGTTTCCACCAGCAGACATCTGTCCTTGGCCTGGTAGTAATATCCACGCGCGTACCACATGACGGCGGCGTCCATGTCGCCGTCTGACACCATCCACGCGCCCTTGAGGTATTTCACCGCCCATTTCAGGTTTGTCTCGGCATCCAGAAGGTCATCGGGCGCGCCGGAAAAGCCCATGCCGCGCGCGGTGGCGGGCAGGATCTGCATCATCCCGTAATAGGGGCCGTTGCGCGCCTCGGGGCGATAGTCGCTTTCGCGCAGGATGACCTTGTGCACCAGCGGACGGGGCACCTCGTAGTGATCGGCGTATTGATTGACGAGCGCGCGGATTTGCGGCGTCTCGTTGGGATAGAGCGGCACATCAAGGGCCGTCGCGCGGGGCGGAGGGGCGGAGACGGAACAGGCGGCAAGAAGAGCAAGGCAGGCGAGAAGGCAAAGGCGTTGCATCGTGGCGCACCGGTAAGACTGAACTGACGACACAAGGCTTGGAAAAGGTGCCGCTTGCAAGAGCCTTGTGCGCGGATGCGCAGGTTTCCGCGTGTCTGCGGGCGTGGGATATCGAATACTCATGCCAAGAAGAAGACCCGGCAGGAGGGAGAGCCTGCCGGGTCCAGGGGATGCGATGGCTCAGGCGGCCAGCATCTTTTGCACCACCGGTCCGAAAGAGGAGGGGGTGGGTACGATCGTCACGCCCGCTTCGGAGAGGATCTCGACCTTTTCCTGCGCGCTTTCGCCAAAGGCCGACACGATGGCCCCGGCATGGCCCATGCGGCGGCCCTTGGGCGCCGACAGGCCCGCGATATAGGCCGCGACCGGCTTTTTCATGTGATCGCGTATATAGGCGGCGGCTTCGGCCTCTTGCGGGCCGCCGATCTCGCCCACCATCACGACGGCGTCGGTGTCGGGGTCGTTTTCAAAGAGCTCTAGGATATCGCGGAAGGAGGAGCCGTTGATCGGATCCCCGCCGATGCCGATGGAGGAGGAGACACCGATGCCCACCTCTTTCATCTGGGAGGCGGCCTCGTAGCCCAGCGTGCCCGAGCGGCCGATGATGCCGACACGGCCCGGCAGATAGATATGCGGCGGCATGAGGCCCGCAAAGGCCTGTCCGGGGGTGATGATACCGGCGCAGTTCGGGCCGATCAGGCGCATCCGCTTTTCTTCCTTGTAGCGGCGCATGTAGCGTTTGACCTTGATCATGTCCTGCGCCGGAATGCCGTCAGCGATACAGACACAGG
This window harbors:
- a CDS encoding lytic transglycosylase domain-containing protein: MQRLCLLACLALLAACSVSAPPPRATALDVPLYPNETPQIRALVNQYADHYEVPRPLVHKVILRESDYRPEARNGPYYGMMQILPATARGMGFSGAPDDLLDAETNLKWAVKYLKGAWMVSDGDMDAAVMWYARGYYYQAKDRCLLVETGLNTRETAKHCR
- the sucD gene encoding succinate--CoA ligase subunit alpha; the protein is MAILIDKDSKVLVTGLTGRIGSFHAEEMREYGTNVVGGVTPGKGGTTHNGLPVFNTVKGAVAETGADMVIAFVPPPFAADSIMEAADAGIKTCVCIADGIPAQDMIKVKRYMRRYKEEKRMRLIGPNCAGIITPGQAFAGLMPPHIYLPGRVGIIGRSGTLGYEAASQMKEVGIGVSSSIGIGGDPINGSSFRDILELFENDPDTDAVVMVGEIGGPQEAEAAAYIRDHMKKPVAAYIAGLSAPKGRRMGHAGAIVSAFGESAQEKVEILSEAGVTIVPTPSSFGPVVQKMLAA